Below is a window of Cottoperca gobio chromosome 12, fCotGob3.1, whole genome shotgun sequence DNA.
gacgtgaccacgtgatgacacgttccgcttgtgttgtgttcaaggatcCTGACTTTGGTCAGTCACCtgtttattctattgctgactagatttggattttttttttagagtagatattttgtgtgtgtttatgaattacctcgtgggccgtacacacaaacgccccccccccaaaacacatgaacgccgccctttctaaaatattgcttccagcgccccccgacGTTCTCTGAACGCCCCTGGGGGGCGTTACCGACcctgttgagaacccctgctttAGATAGTAGCGTTAAAAGAAACTCAAATCCGCATGCTCACCTGTTGCATCGAGAGCCGTCCATGTAGGATGGCAACTTTCATGTAAATATCTGTTGATCCTCCGACACAGAAGAGCACCGACCCCTACAGCCAGATTTAACGGAGCGAACGTGTGAACCAGAACACTGGCTGACAGAAAAACTTGcaacaacaaatataaatgtgtcgCTTTCATTGTCGAATCCACTTAATTCCTGACGTCCGTCGTTGTTGTGAGTTATAACAACCACAATAGCACGGTACAAGACGCTACACCAGCAGGCTAGACTAGGaaactaacgttagcttcttTACACTGGGGAACTTCCTTAAACGTCATAAACACCACGAGCTCTGTTCATCACAACATCAGAAATGTTTGGGATAGGTTCTTGTTTAGCTAACATAAGATGCGACAGTTGACCTGACACAGAGGCAGGGCTCTGCCCTTCTTCTCATCCAGGTCTCAACATCCTGTGATGGTCTCCCCTCTTCTTCAACACTTTCCTCTCGTTGCTAAGGCAACTTGCAACTTCAGCTTTGAATTTCAGGAAGTTGTACActtttttcaacaaaaataataatttggggCAAATGTGTCATATTGTTCCAGGTTTGGGTATTGTGgcatacattttattgtatttatttttttacaaacagTCACAAAGATATCCTTTATTACACTACTACCACAGGTTTTATCCAACTATCAATCAGTGCAGAAACTCAagaaacacactgatgtaagCTGTAGCCTCACAGAAACACTTACATTTAGTTTGGTCTTGTCCATACACAAAACAACTGGAGTTAATTGTCAGGATTTATTGCTGATCATATCTACCCTCACTTTATATTACTTTGGAAACATATTGTCTGGACAGGAATCACTGTTAGCAGTTACATGATTaatcagctttttatttttgacaaaatgTTATATTCACAAATCAAAATTCTTAGGCAAAAAGCCAAACTCTTTAGAGCTGACTGTCCAtatcaaacattacatttactctaTATCTGAatgtacaaacaaaaataatacataCGTACATATTGTACTGTTGATGTGGGCTCTGAACTTTACATGAAAGTAAATAATTacagatgtttgttgtttgcgTTAAAAAGATATCCGTCGTGAATCACAACTTTCATATGACTCGTCCAACTAGTGAAAACTTTGATACAGATAAATAGTTCACAGACAGATTGCCAAAAACAGACGGATTAAGCGGGTTTATGCCGGTAATTTCCAGCAAGGTAAACCGGTCGGACAACCTTTCGTGAGCGTGTTCCTATAAATACAAAAGTTGCCAAACGAGCTGAATTAACTTGATGTTAAAGCAGGTGCCAAGAATACTGGGAAGTTTTGTTTGTATGATCTTTGAATGAACAGCTTGATTACCTGCAACGAGGCCCCAGACCCCCAGGGGCCCCAGAAGCGCCAGTTCACTGTGTGGTATTTGTAAGTATGATTGATTGTAActttgtttatgtaaatgaaaataTGCACTAATACGGCACAATTTAAAAACTGACCCAATAGGGGCCGTAATGCGAGCCTATAAAGCTGATGTTGAGGCCCTGTCTTGAGTCATGTCATATTCCAACATGGGAATGATGAGTGGGAGGAAGGGGCGGTTTATAAATGCCCACCATGTCTTCAACACCCACAGGCTTGAAAAACCACGTATACTCAGTGCCAACCTGCCTGTATGAACGGTGCAAATATCATATGCAGGAGATGTCACACAAGGAAAGCAGTGGCAACACTACCTAAAACTTTAACTATCTTTTCCCTTCTGTTAaaaacaagttgttgttttttaaatatatgatcCACATAACACCTGCCAGTAGAGGGCAGTGGCACACTTCAAAAGGAGGTTTCTATGAGGGCCCAAAATCAAATCTCATTCGTCTTTCTTGAAAATCTTAATCCTCAttgttaaagtacattttattacagtCATGTGatcatatgcatacatataaaatatataattctatatatatatataaaaatatatataaatgatatatatatatatatatatatatatatatatatatatatatatatataaaagatatatataattatatataaaagatatatatttttatatgtatatatagaattatatatatagaattatatatcttataagaatgcattaaaatgtgagagacagagacatcaaatattttatattttattttatttgtttgtctgatgtgtttCCATCCACACTAACATCCCAGTGCACTTACAGCTCCTTCACCCTTTGTGAGCAAATGTatagaaaacatttcatcaacATTTCTTTGTTGTGCTTTGGACAGCAAACTGTCAGATTGAGAAACCAccagaacatatatatatatatatatatatatatatatatatatatatatatatatatatatatatatatacagagctTTCTGCATTCTGCACTGCTGTATTTTAATAGTGTACAAGGCCAACTCTGACTGTTGATGAACTCATGTGTAAAATAACCCTGTagatctaaaataaaaataaattgtgaaattAATCACTTACAGTGTGAAAATACCTACatacatacccaaagtaaattaaaagctgctcttcaaccatttgcaccatatgcataactctcttattgttcttgcaaaacagtcagAATAACTccagtgcttctggcactgagtaatagtggtctgaatatactgaatttgaagaaaataaactctgaatgtctttgttgaaaaagatgcctgaagatggttatagctggtaggtaagagctggaaaacacaatagaaacatagcaccaagtgttatcaagacacaaaacaaaaaacacaacatattattcaggtttttctaagagtaacaccaaactgtgcaatttggagatattataatatttattaataaaatatttgtattgctcataaataactattatgtacccatattccctgtcagtagtaatgacacaaagtaagtgaagtaaaaacacatttcttgtaatatatttatgtttttttttgtattttgaatataataaaatacaattctgaaaaaaataataacatttgtaaaataaaacccattgaACTGATATGTCTAAATcttcagcgtttcattggctacacgatacgccagtcatcgggagactcggttgctattggctcggtctgtaaacaaaagaagaggggctggcacttccttatcaagttgacactcattggctattgaaggccgtagataaggcatggaagctcctattggctcacatgaggtgtcaatcgaacgctTAGAGGCCGGTCTCCATTTTGGAATCAGACGCACAGCACTGCATGCGCCGGAATAAAGTTAATGTAACAATTTATCCATTTATAGATCCAataggtactgcaggggggtcgggaaattgtttgtagataaaaaaaatgttttaaatgtgctttatctACACCCCTCCAcccttcacttcctctctttaGTCATTTGGCTGagaggtttttcttttcttttcttgttttaaagtGCACATAGTGATCGAACACAGCGTCCATCAGATGCTGACATTAAAGGTAGTAGTCCAACTTTCTTTGTATCGTCTTGCAGCCTTTTGAAGAGAAAACTCTCTCAGATTCGGGAAAATAGACAAAATCTTTCGCCAGCCGGTCTGCCACACTGTGGTCTGGCCGAAGTCCTCTGGCTTTCATCTCGGCCATGACACACTGGACGACGTGTCGGTACTCCAGGGGCAGAAACGGGATGAAAAAGTCCACCAGGTTATTGTCAATCAAACTCGAATGCGACAAGCCACCTATAGGACGAGATGAACAGATACTTACAGTGATacaataattcatgtttttcatCTAATCTAgtttatgaataataatgagtaGGGTTCTAACAGtttgtgtacagtgtgctgCAGTAGCAGAGAGGTTGTGGGAGGAGATCCGGCGTATAAAAACAGCCAAATTGTGTTTAACGGGAACTGTGCACGTGTGGAACGCCAGACCGATGCAGCTCCTCGATTGTAGTATGAATGGAACCGCATGCACATGTGTGACCACAGAAGTCTACGGACGCAAGTACTGTATGTCCGAGGCTTTATTAGTTTGGGTTTTTTGTCCGCTGTACCAAAGCGTGACTCCTAAACCAGGGTATAGACCGAACTGAGACTTGTGTGTAGCGTTACACCGCTGATAATGACACCAAAACAAAGAAGCATTCATTTATTACACTCACTGTTTTTGCTGAACACTGCTAGAGCGAGCAATATTTTCAGGTCTTTCAGCTCGATCTTTTCTCGATCTCGTCCTGCTTTCCAGAAATCTAAAGCCCTCTTTGTGATGCTCTCCCCTCCAATATTACTAGGAGGAAGATCGACAACAGGAAACATTTTAGAATTTCAGCAGCAAATGATTGTAGTTCTGTGTCCTCAGAAACAATGAAAGTGTTAAGTGCCACTGCTCTTAGCAGCTTTTAGCTCCAACACACCAAACTGAAACCAAATATATCTAAAAGGCTGCAAAAAATGTCTCCATTGAACgaattatatatgtttttgttatacACCACAACTTGTGGAAAACATCAACAAAACGTCTCCTCAACCAGTGCATCTAACACCACACACTTTCTACATTCTGCtagaattacatttaatatgacTACATTTAGGATAATATTGCACACATTTTACTGTTGAATTGACAGAAAGTGCAGAAACAACTTAGGTGAAGACCTCCAGTGTCATTCTTagactcctcctctctcactgcATTACTACAAACAACTGTTCTGAATTGTTCGTTTTTTCCTTTCAGTGCTTGCTATTAATGTGTATCTATAAACAGACATGTGATACGCTTTGTTAACTGGATTGATACGTTTCTATGAATGAAACTCTTTGATGGGTCAGAATTAGGGAATGCTTTCAGCTTTTCACctgaggaagatgaagatggcTTTCCGATAAGAAACTCCATCCAGCTTGTCGTAGTAGTCCAGATACGGCTTTATGCTGTCAATCAAGTCGGGATGCATCTTGTCCATCTCATCAAAGATGAACATGGACTGTGCACAGTTGCTGACATTGCCTTTGATCCACTGCTGTAGCTGAGACTGAGGAGAAACACAAGCATATTTATATGACCAGACATAAGAATTTCACTGCGTTTCCTTTGAGAGTAACTGGATTCTGTCTGAACTGGATTTGTCATCGTACCTTGTAGGTGTCCAAATGACTTGAATGTGGGAAGTGAAGTGTAGATGTGAACATATGAACAAAGTTGCTGTCCATTCcctttttgtaaatgttatcaGCAATCAGCTGACTGACAAAGGTCTTCCCTGTGCCGGACGATCCGTGCAGAGAGAGCACCAGGGGCTTCTTCGGGTTGTCGTTGGTCATGAATTCGTTCACAGCTTGCAGGATGATGCGCGACGCAATGTGCTGTCCAAACAGTTTATTTTCCAGGTCAACCTGGAGACCTATAGAGTGCACTGCAGAGTGTCAACAGGATTACTACAAAATTGCAACAagttgaatgcaggacttttacttgtaagagagtatttctacactctGGTATTGCTACTTACTTATTACACCACtgttaagtacagtacttgagtaaatgtccaGCACTGCGCTGAGGTGGCCTTCGTGTCAGATCAGGTGGCACACCTCAGTAATAAAACCCTGTATCTGAATGAAATCCTGACGTGTACCAGTGTGACGGGCCTTTCAGACAAACGTTGTTAATTGTTAAAAAGGAGATTTCGGAACATTTTACTCTCGCATTTAGATTTAAGTTTTGAGGATGAATAACTCAAGTCATGGCACTTTCATTGTCGACGACACGtcaatgtaaataattaaagttaCAGATGTGCGTCTCTTTAGAttagtggttctcaaccttttttggaccagcgcccccctatccattatccaggtcccttacccccccatcaaataaaatcctTCGAGGGCTATACTAAtgattgaactcataacctctgctaaagatgttaagacacagcccattcatttcacctttctttcatgctgtgcaaaaaatgtttgcatgacttcttcattcattcatcgtTCTGctttatctttccatgtttttatgttacgctctggagagagctgcttgttgggccaaactccaccgaagagcgttaactttatccaaacgcactttCAGCTCAtccagtttggcatgtttcatgCTGTAATGACACTCGTGAACATCTTTCATCAACACAAGTACGTCCGTTCAAACTAGACACacctttaacttccacaaataaattctgctggaacattccgcatccacctttctctttttgtgcgttctctgatgtcaatgacagtcttcTTTAATATTGAAGTCTTTTAcctgacgtgaccacgtgatgacacgttccgcttgtgttgtgttcaaggaccctgactttggccaggaaaaacataCAGTCACCTGATTATTCTATTGCTCACTAGATTTGGATAATTTTTTTTAGAGtagatattttgtgtgtgtttatgaattacctcgtgggccgtacacacaaacgcccccccaaaacacatgaacgccgccctttctaaaatattgcttccagcgccccccgacgttctctgaacgccccctggggggcGTTACCGCCcctgttgagaacccctgctttAGATAGTAGCGTTAAAAGAAACTCAAATCCGCATGCTCACCTGTTGCATCGAGAGCCGGCCATGTAGGATGGTAACTTTCATGTAAATATCTGTCATGTAAATCATTGTAGAACTTCAGACACAGAAAAGAACCGACCCCTACAGCCAGCATCATCGGATCAAAAGTGTGAACCAGAACACTGGCTGACAGAAAAACTTGcaacaacaaatataaatgtgtcgCTTTCATTGTCGAATCCACTTAATTCCTGACGTCCGTCGTTGTTGTGAGTTATAACAACCACAATAGCACGGTACAAGACGCTACACCAGCAGGCTAGACTAGGaaactaacgttagcttcttTACACTGGGGAACTTCCTTAAACGTCATAAACACCACGAGCTCTGTTCATCACAACATCAGAAATGTTTGGGATAGGTTCTTGTTTAGCTAACATAAGATGCGACAGTTGACCTGACACAGAGGCAGGGCTCTGCCCTTCTTCTCATCCAGGTCTCAACATCCTGTGATGGTCTCCCCTCTTCTTCAACACTTTCCTCTCGTTGCTAAGGCAACTTGCAACTTCAGCTTTGAATTACAGGAAGTTGTACActtttttcaacaaaaataataatttggggCAAATGTGTCATATTGTTCCAGGTTTGGGTATTGTGgcatacatttctttttcttttcttctttgcaaACAAAGTCACAAAGATATCCTTTATTAAACTACTACCACAGGTTTTATCCAACTATCAATCAGTGCAGAAACTCAagaaacacactgatgtaagCTGTAGCCTCACAGAAACACTTACATTTAGTTTGGTCTTGTCCATACACAAAACAACTGGAGTTAATTGACAGGATTTATTGCTGATCATATCTACCCTCACTTTATATTACTTTGGAAACATATTGTCTGGACAGGAATCACTGTTAGCAGTTACATGATTaatcagctttttatttttgacaaaatgTTATATTCACAAATCAAAATTCTTAGGCAAAAAGCCAAACTCTTTAGAGCTGACTGTCCAtatcaaacattacatttactctaTATCTGAatgtacaaacaaaaataatacataCGTACATATTGTACTGTTGATGTGGGCTCTGAACTTTACATGAAAGTAAATAATTacagatgtttgttgtttgcgTTAAAAAGATATCCGTCGTGAATCACAACTTTCATATGACTCGTCCAACTAGTGAAAACTTTGATACAGATAAATAGTTCACAGACAGATTGCCAAAAACAGACGGATTAAGCGGGTTTATGCCGGTAATTTCCAGCAAGGTAAACCGGTCGCACAACCTTTCGTGAGCGTGTCCCTATAAATACAAAAGTTGCCAAACGAGCTGAATTAATTTGATGTTAAAGCAGGTGCCAAGAATACTGGGAAGTTTTGTTTGTATGATCTTTGAATGAACAGCTTGATTACCTGCAACGAGGCCCCAGACCCCCAGGGGCCCCAGAAGCCCCAGTTCACTGTGTGGTATTTGTAAGTATGATTGATTGTAActttgtttatgtaaatgaaaataTGCACTAATACGGCACAATTTAAAAACTGACCCAATAGGGACCGTAATGCGAGCCTATAAAGCTGATGTTGAGGCCCTGTCTTGAGCCATGTCATATTCCAACATGGGAATGATGAGTGGGAGGAAGGGGCGGTTTATAAATGCCCACCATGTCTTCAACACCCACAGGCTTGAAAAACCACGTATACTCAGTGCCAACCTGCCTGTATGTACAGTGCAAATATCATATGCAGGAGATGTCACACAAGGAAAGCAATGGCAACACTACCTAAAACTTTAACTATCTTTTCCCTTCTGTTAaaaacaagttgttgttttttaaatatatgatcCACATAACACCTGCCAGTAGAGGGCAGTGGCACACTTCAAAAGGAGGTTTCTATGAGGGCCCAAAATCAAATCTCATTCATCTTTCTTGAAAATCTTGATCCTCATTGTTAGTTAgagtacattttattacagtCATGTGatcatatgcatatatataaaatatattctatatatatataaaaatatatataaatgatatatatatatatatatatatatatataaaaaaaagatatatatagaattatatataatttatatatatttttatatatatatatagaattatatatatatatatatcttataaggatgcattaaaatgtgagagacagagacaccaaatattttatattttattttatttgtttgtctgatgtgtttCCATCCACACCAACATCCCAGTGCACTTACAGCTCCTTCACCCTTTGTGAGCAAATGTatagaaaacatttcatcaacATTTCTTTGTTGTGCTTTGGACAGCAAACTGTCAGATTGAGAAACCAccagaacatatatatatatatatatatatatatatatatatatatatacagagctTTCTGCATTCTGCACTGCTGTATTTTAAAAGTGTACAAGGCCAACTCTGACTGTTGATGAACTCATGTGTAAAATAACCCTGTagatctaaaataaaaataaattgtgaaattAATCACTTACAGTGTGAAAATACCTCcaaacatacccaaagtaaattaaaagctactcttcaaccatttgcaccatatgcatagctctcttattgttcttgcaaaacagtcagAATTACTccagtgcttctggcactgagtaatagtggtctgaatatactgaatttgaagaaaataaactctgaatgtctttgttgaaaaagatgcctgaagatggttatagctggtaggtaagagctggaaaacacaatagaaacatagcaccaagttatcaagacacaaaacaaaaaacatattattcaggtttttctaagagtaacaccaaactgtgcaatttggagatattataatatttattaataaaatatttgtattgctcataaataactattatgtacccatattccctgtcagtagtaatgacacaaagtaagtgaagtataaacacatttcttgtaatatatttgtggggttttttgtattttgaatataataaaatacaattatgaaaaaaataataacatttgtaaaataaaacctaTTGAACTGATATGTCTAAATcttcagcgtttcattggctacacgatacgccagtcatcgggagactcggttgctattggcttggtctgtaaacaaaagaagaggggctggcacttccttatcaagttgacactcattggctattgaaggctgtagataaggcatggaagctcctattggctcaaatgaggtgtcaatcgaacgctTAGAGGCCGGTCTCCATTTTGGAATCAGACGCACAGCATTGCATGCTCCGGAATAAAGTTACTGTAACAATTTATGCATTTATAGATCCAataggtactgcaggggggtcgggaaattgtttgtagataacaaaaaatgttttaaatgtgctttatctACACCCCTCCAcccttcacttcctctctttaGTCATTTGGCTGagaggtttttcttttcttttcttgttttaaagtGCTCGAACACAGCGGCCATCAGATGCTGACATTATAGGTAGAATTTCAGCTTCTTTTCTATCGTCTTGCAGCCTTGTGAAGAGAAAACTCTCTCAGATTTGGGAAAATAGACGACATCTTTCGCCAGCCGGTCTGCCACACACCGCGGTCTGGCCGAAGTCCTCTGGCTTTCATCTCGGCCATGACACACTGGACGACGTGTCGGTACTCCAGGGGCAGAAACGGGACGAAAAAGTCCACCAGGTTATTGTCAATCAAACTCGAATGCGACAAGCCACCTATAGGACGAGATGAACAGATACTTACAGTGATacaataattcatgtttttcatCTAATCTAgtttatgaataataatgagtaGGGTTCTAACAGtttgtgtacagtgtgctgCAGTAGCAGAGAGGTTGTGGGAGGAGATCCGGCGTATAAAAACAGCCAAATTGTGTTTAACGGgaactgtgcatgtgtggaacGCCAGACCGATGCAGCTCCTCGATTGTAGTATGAATGGAACCGCATGCACATGTGTGACCGCAGAAGTCTACGGACGCAAGTACTGTATGTCCGAGGCTTTATGAATTTGGGTTTTTTGTCCGCTGTA
It encodes the following:
- the LOC115017169 gene encoding torsin-1B-like isoform X2 — its product is MFQQNLFVEVKVHSIGLQVDLENKLFGQHIASRIILQAVNEFMTNDNPKKPLVLSLHGSSGTGKTFVSQLIADNIYKKGMDSNFVHMFTSTLHFPHSSHLDTYKSQLQQWIKGNVSNCAQSMFIFDEMDKMHPDLIDSIKPYLDYYDKLDGVSYRKAIFIFLSNIGGESITKRALDFWKAGRDREKIELKDLKILLALAVFSKNSGLSHSSLIDNNLVDFFIPFLPLEYRHVVQCVMAEMKARGLRPDHSVADRLAKDFVYFPESERVFSSKGCKTIQRKLDYYL
- the LOC115017169 gene encoding torsin-1A-like isoform X1; this encodes MMLAVGVGSFLCLKFYNDLHDRYLHESYHPTWPALDATVHSIGLQVDLENKLFGQHIASRIILQAVNEFMTNDNPKKPLVLSLHGSSGTGKTFVSQLIADNIYKKGMDSNFVHMFTSTLHFPHSSHLDTYKSQLQQWIKGNVSNCAQSMFIFDEMDKMHPDLIDSIKPYLDYYDKLDGVSYRKAIFIFLSNIGGESITKRALDFWKAGRDREKIELKDLKILLALAVFSKNSGLSHSSLIDNNLVDFFIPFLPLEYRHVVQCVMAEMKARGLRPDHSVADRLAKDFVYFPESERVFSSKGCKTIQRKLDYYL